One Verrucomicrobiaceae bacterium genomic window carries:
- a CDS encoding 2-dehydro-3-deoxyglucarate aldolase, whose translation MTAPDSSTTRKPKIGPFLSLGSPAVAELAADCGFDWVLIDLEHGCATEVALPDQLRGLRGSHTLGIVRVGAPHPDLIARVLDAGADGIMVPHVNSAEEARHCVSAATYPPLGLRGVSRTVRAYGYGLCLPAEGAPPPRPIILAQIETAEAVGRAAEIAAVEGIDALFIGPADLSFDLKARQSPLKYDECLSRIVDAAKGQGKGCGILVRHADDREKLKKLGFEWLAMDSDLSLVREGFRRNLAEARSW comes from the coding sequence ATGACTGCACCTGACTCATCCACTACGCGGAAGCCAAAGATCGGCCCCTTTCTCTCACTCGGATCGCCTGCTGTGGCGGAGCTGGCTGCGGATTGTGGCTTTGACTGGGTACTGATCGACCTGGAGCATGGATGCGCCACCGAGGTAGCGCTGCCAGATCAGCTCCGTGGGCTGCGGGGCAGCCATACGCTGGGGATCGTGCGTGTGGGGGCTCCGCATCCAGATCTGATCGCTCGTGTGCTGGATGCTGGGGCGGATGGGATCATGGTGCCGCATGTGAATAGCGCGGAGGAGGCCCGGCACTGTGTCAGTGCGGCTACTTACCCGCCGCTGGGGCTGCGCGGTGTCTCACGCACGGTGAGGGCTTATGGCTATGGGCTGTGCCTGCCAGCGGAGGGAGCACCGCCACCGCGCCCCATCATCCTCGCTCAAATCGAGACGGCAGAGGCTGTGGGCCGCGCAGCGGAAATCGCAGCGGTGGAGGGCATTGATGCACTTTTCATCGGTCCGGCAGATTTGTCCTTCGATCTGAAAGCACGCCAGTCACCGCTGAAGTATGACGAGTGCCTGAGCCGCATCGTGGATGCGGCGAAAGGGCAGGGGAAGGGCTGCGGCATCCTCGTCCGTCATGCCGATGATCGCGAAAAACTGAAGAAACTGGGCTTTGAGTGGCTGGCGATGGACTCGGATCTCTCGCTGGTGCGGGAGGGTTTTCGGCGGAATTTGGCAGAGGCTCGATCGTGGTGA
- a CDS encoding DUF1592 domain-containing protein — MTKYLFSLLLASSCAFAAPRGQEQYEKRIRPILQKYCYDCHSDDVTKGDFALDEFSDYSTMIADKVHWDHVRQQVATHVMPPEKKAKPSLAERDEVIAWLDDSVFWFDPERPDPGPANWRRLNRTEYDHTIRDLLLVDLRPSSDFPPDDTGYGYDNIADVLSISPILMEKYIRAATNVADKALDTSISERLELEVQARKFWNHKGSTTEASGLRWFHSEAEAATKFTAPATGDYQLQLRVSATQAGPDAARIALLLDGKELAQFDVTARFRDEKGPWQTIKHNLTLSKGEHRASIRFLNDFSDPQNPDPAKRDRNLALQSLQIDGPYGLLPPSGTRLLQWLVAGKPVGHPELKLSGEDFLPGEGQSNRDTGAISLPSAGSVIHRIDIAKAGKYRITVKAGAQQAGNEPAKFDVRIAGKNAGSFAITAKEQAPQWFHAEADLPVGKHEIQVWFLNDFYDPKTHQDRNFWLHQLSVSGPINEPAGLTTAEMPLLVEKLGTRLFRRPLTTAEKEKWTTLASLAAKEGESPLDSLALVLRGMLVSPSFLFRAPPQPIGAVEHDTALIDESSLATRLSYFLWSAPPDEKLLQLASSGQLRKNLRTEIQRMLGDWRAESLATDFAGQWLQLRDMNIVAPDTRRFPEFKYSLSSLMKKESEMLFSHILQQNLPVVEFLQADYSFLNEKLARFYEIKGVKGDKMQKTSLAGTPRGGILTHGSILTLTSNPTRTSPVKRGKYLLENILGTPPPPAPGGVPPLDEKKARFGNLTLRQQFAEHRSNASCAGCHAFLDPLGFAFENYDAIGRWRTEEKKQPIDASGALVRGQTFKDLAELRSILVRDMSGHFTRNLVENLLTYSLGRGLEFSDRPTVAAILKKTAEKGHRFQDLIIAVCESAPFQRMRVQKP, encoded by the coding sequence ATGACCAAATACCTCTTTTCACTCCTTCTGGCTTCCAGTTGTGCTTTCGCAGCGCCGCGTGGCCAAGAACAGTATGAAAAACGCATCCGTCCCATCCTCCAAAAATACTGCTACGACTGCCATAGCGATGATGTGACGAAGGGGGACTTCGCCCTCGATGAATTCAGCGACTACAGCACAATGATCGCTGATAAAGTCCACTGGGACCATGTGAGGCAGCAGGTCGCCACTCACGTCATGCCGCCAGAGAAGAAGGCGAAGCCCTCCCTGGCCGAGCGGGACGAAGTCATCGCCTGGCTCGATGACAGCGTCTTCTGGTTTGACCCTGAGCGGCCAGATCCAGGCCCGGCGAACTGGCGCAGGCTCAACCGCACCGAGTACGACCACACCATCCGTGATCTCCTACTCGTCGATCTGCGCCCCTCCAGCGACTTCCCGCCAGATGACACCGGTTACGGTTATGACAACATCGCCGATGTGCTCTCCATCTCGCCCATTTTGATGGAGAAATACATCCGCGCAGCCACCAACGTGGCCGATAAAGCCCTCGATACCTCCATCAGCGAGCGCCTAGAACTGGAAGTACAGGCCCGCAAATTCTGGAACCACAAAGGCAGCACCACAGAGGCGAGTGGGCTGCGCTGGTTCCACTCTGAGGCAGAGGCCGCCACCAAATTCACTGCGCCTGCCACCGGCGACTACCAGCTCCAGCTCCGTGTCTCTGCCACCCAGGCAGGACCAGACGCCGCACGCATCGCGCTGCTCCTGGATGGCAAAGAACTGGCGCAGTTTGATGTCACCGCACGTTTCCGTGATGAGAAAGGCCCCTGGCAGACGATCAAACACAACCTCACACTCTCCAAAGGTGAGCACCGGGCCTCCATCCGCTTTCTGAACGACTTTTCCGACCCGCAGAATCCAGATCCGGCAAAGCGAGACCGCAACCTCGCCCTCCAAAGCCTGCAAATCGACGGCCCCTACGGCCTCCTACCACCCAGCGGCACACGACTCCTGCAGTGGCTAGTCGCGGGCAAGCCCGTCGGTCATCCAGAGCTGAAACTCAGCGGAGAGGACTTCCTCCCTGGCGAAGGCCAGTCCAACCGCGACACCGGAGCGATCTCTCTGCCCAGCGCAGGCTCTGTCATTCACCGCATCGACATCGCCAAGGCCGGCAAATACCGCATCACGGTGAAAGCCGGAGCACAACAAGCTGGCAATGAACCCGCGAAATTCGATGTACGCATCGCAGGCAAAAACGCGGGCTCTTTTGCCATCACGGCCAAAGAACAGGCCCCGCAGTGGTTTCACGCCGAGGCGGATCTCCCCGTCGGGAAACACGAAATCCAAGTCTGGTTCCTCAATGACTTCTACGACCCCAAAACACACCAAGATCGCAATTTCTGGCTCCACCAGCTCTCCGTCTCCGGCCCCATCAATGAACCCGCAGGTCTCACCACGGCTGAAATGCCGCTTTTGGTCGAAAAGCTCGGCACACGGCTATTTCGCCGCCCTTTGACCACCGCTGAAAAAGAAAAATGGACCACCCTCGCCTCCCTCGCCGCGAAAGAGGGAGAATCCCCTCTGGACTCACTCGCCCTAGTGCTACGCGGCATGCTCGTCTCCCCTTCCTTCCTCTTCCGCGCTCCGCCGCAGCCGATCGGGGCAGTCGAGCATGACACGGCGCTCATCGATGAGTCCTCACTCGCCACACGGCTCTCCTATTTCCTCTGGTCAGCCCCGCCGGATGAAAAACTGCTCCAGCTCGCATCCAGTGGCCAATTGCGGAAAAACCTCCGCACCGAAATCCAGCGTATGCTGGGAGATTGGCGAGCGGAGAGCCTCGCGACTGACTTCGCAGGTCAGTGGCTCCAGCTCCGCGACATGAATATCGTCGCCCCAGACACCCGCCGTTTTCCAGAGTTTAAGTATAGCCTCTCCTCGCTCATGAAAAAAGAGTCCGAGATGCTGTTCAGCCACATTTTGCAGCAAAACCTACCCGTCGTCGAATTCCTCCAAGCGGACTATTCCTTCCTCAATGAAAAGCTCGCCCGCTTTTACGAAATCAAAGGCGTGAAAGGCGATAAAATGCAAAAAACCTCCCTCGCAGGCACCCCACGCGGTGGCATCCTCACCCACGGTAGCATCCTCACTCTCACCTCCAATCCCACGCGGACCTCACCCGTGAAACGCGGCAAATATCTGCTGGAAAACATCCTCGGCACACCTCCACCGCCCGCTCCCGGCGGTGTGCCACCGCTCGATGAGAAAAAAGCCCGCTTTGGCAATCTCACGCTGCGCCAACAGTTCGCCGAGCATCGTAGCAATGCCTCCTGCGCGGGCTGCCATGCCTTTCTTGACCCACTAGGTTTCGCTTTTGAAAACTACGACGCCATTGGCCGCTGGCGCACGGAGGAGAAAAAGCAGCCCATCGACGCCAGTGGCGCACTCGTGCGTGGCCAGACCTTCAAAGACCTCGCAGAGCTACGCAGCATACTCGTGCGTGACATGAGCGGGCATTTCACACGCAACCTCGTGGAAAACCTGCTCACCTACTCCCTCGGACGCGGCCTGGAGTTCAGTGACCGCCCCACTGTCGCAGCGATCTTGAAGAAGACCGCAGAAAAAGGGCACCGCTTCCAAGACCTAATCATCGCCGTCTGTGAAAGCGCCCCCTTTCAGCGCATGCGAGTGCAGAAGCCTTAA
- a CDS encoding ammonium transporter has translation MLKYNPPRTWRSLFTAAIFAVTTTLAILPGEVRGQDAAAAPATATAPAPAAPSLEELAKKIEAHEKQLGDHFQYFNNLAPSDKLSGIAGPGHNAFLMICAALVLFMTLPGLALFYGGLVRSKNVLSVLAQCFGCAGLVTILWYFVGYTMVFGEHPAEGAPWWAAYVGDFKYMFLNGVGAAPNTNYTAWPSHSVFCMYQLMFAIITPALIIGAIAERMKFSAIMLFITLWMLVVYFPLAHMVWGFDGLMNGVWNGGAAIPAIDFAGGTVVHMSSGWSALVLCMMLGKRNGFGKEKMAPHSMVLCMVGTGMLWAGWYGFNAGSALAADGIAAGAFMTTTLAAATACFVWALVEKIHRGKPSVLGFCSGAVAGLVVITPAAGFVTPKGAMIIGVLAGIIPYLGVMVLKPLLKYDDALDTFGVHGIGGTLGAIVTGLLADSGMNANLVSDAYAKKNGLATLVTEGGLVGAQLKAALITIAISIVATVVITLIVKVVVGLRPSAEEESVGLDLSEHGEAGYEH, from the coding sequence ATGCTGAAATACAACCCACCCAGAACATGGCGCAGTCTTTTTACGGCTGCGATCTTCGCCGTTACTACCACCCTCGCAATACTCCCCGGTGAAGTCCGTGGGCAGGATGCGGCAGCCGCTCCGGCGACGGCCACTGCGCCTGCGCCAGCCGCGCCGAGTCTGGAGGAGCTAGCAAAGAAAATCGAAGCGCATGAAAAGCAGCTCGGTGACCACTTTCAATACTTCAACAACCTCGCTCCATCGGACAAGCTCAGCGGTATCGCTGGTCCTGGGCACAATGCCTTTCTCATGATCTGTGCCGCCTTGGTGCTCTTCATGACTTTGCCAGGCCTAGCACTTTTCTACGGTGGCCTTGTCCGCTCAAAGAATGTGCTCTCTGTGCTCGCGCAGTGTTTTGGCTGCGCCGGACTGGTGACGATCTTGTGGTACTTTGTCGGTTACACGATGGTCTTCGGTGAGCATCCGGCTGAGGGCGCTCCATGGTGGGCGGCTTATGTCGGTGACTTTAAGTACATGTTCCTCAATGGTGTGGGTGCGGCTCCGAACACGAATTATACGGCTTGGCCCTCACATTCGGTTTTCTGCATGTATCAGCTCATGTTTGCCATCATCACGCCGGCTCTTATTATTGGAGCTATCGCTGAGCGCATGAAATTCTCTGCGATCATGCTCTTCATCACGCTGTGGATGCTGGTGGTGTATTTCCCTCTGGCTCACATGGTGTGGGGCTTTGACGGGCTGATGAATGGTGTGTGGAATGGTGGCGCGGCCATCCCGGCGATCGACTTCGCTGGTGGCACGGTGGTGCACATGTCCTCGGGATGGAGTGCCCTGGTTCTCTGCATGATGCTGGGCAAGCGGAATGGCTTCGGAAAAGAGAAAATGGCTCCGCATAGCATGGTGCTCTGCATGGTCGGCACCGGCATGCTGTGGGCTGGATGGTATGGCTTCAATGCGGGCTCCGCTCTTGCTGCTGACGGTATCGCTGCGGGTGCTTTTATGACGACGACACTGGCTGCTGCTACGGCATGCTTCGTGTGGGCACTGGTGGAAAAAATCCATCGTGGCAAGCCCTCGGTTCTCGGCTTCTGCTCGGGTGCGGTGGCTGGTCTTGTGGTGATCACACCTGCGGCTGGCTTCGTCACTCCAAAGGGTGCTATGATCATCGGTGTGCTCGCTGGTATCATCCCTTATCTGGGTGTCATGGTGCTGAAACCACTGCTGAAGTATGATGATGCGCTGGATACCTTCGGTGTGCATGGCATCGGCGGCACGCTCGGTGCGATCGTGACTGGCTTACTTGCCGACAGCGGCATGAATGCCAACCTCGTGAGCGATGCTTATGCAAAGAAGAACGGCCTCGCCACATTGGTGACGGAAGGTGGCCTCGTCGGTGCCCAGCTCAAAGCCGCACTGATCACCATCGCCATCTCCATTGTCGCTACGGTGGTCATCACGCTCATCGTGAAGGTGGTCGTTGGACTCCGCCCGAGTGCCGAGGAGGAATCTGTCGGCCTTGACCTCAGCGAGCATGGTGAGGCTGGTTACGAGCATTAA
- a CDS encoding galactitol-1-phosphate 5-dehydrogenase has protein sequence MKALVLTAPCEFNYDISFPEPAPSSGEVLVKVHACGICGSDIHGMDGKSGRRQMPIVMGHEAAGEIIAVGDGVSGWSVGERVTFDSTEYCGECEECQAGFVNLCPKRRVLGVSPGEYRRHGCFAERIALPTRILYRIPESLSYEKAAFAEPVSIALHAVNLADGIEVGEAFAEAEEKEVGHCHEGGCDCHGEESGQGGTAVVVGAGLIGLLVIQALKARGWERVIAVDLDEKRLELAKKLGASDAFHAKQENLAKHLREICGGDGADASFEVVGAAAPLDLAIRSVRKGGQVILIGNLQPNTPFPLQEVVTRQITIKGSCSCAGEYPEAIRRIEDGSIQVEPLLSATAPLSEGADWFQRLYDNKEGLLKVVLKPEA, from the coding sequence ATGAAAGCCCTCGTCCTCACTGCCCCCTGCGAATTCAATTACGACATTTCTTTCCCTGAGCCTGCGCCATCCTCAGGCGAGGTGTTGGTCAAAGTACATGCCTGTGGCATCTGCGGCAGTGACATCCATGGCATGGATGGGAAAAGTGGCCGCAGGCAGATGCCCATCGTCATGGGCCATGAGGCAGCAGGCGAAATCATCGCTGTGGGTGATGGTGTGAGCGGTTGGAGTGTTGGGGAGCGTGTGACCTTTGATTCCACGGAGTATTGTGGCGAGTGTGAGGAGTGCCAGGCTGGCTTTGTGAATCTCTGCCCGAAGCGCAGGGTGCTGGGAGTCTCCCCAGGGGAGTATCGCCGTCATGGCTGCTTTGCGGAGCGTATTGCTCTGCCGACCCGCATTCTCTACCGCATCCCGGAATCCCTTTCGTATGAAAAGGCCGCATTTGCAGAGCCTGTGAGCATCGCATTGCACGCCGTGAATCTCGCCGACGGGATCGAAGTCGGTGAGGCTTTCGCTGAGGCAGAGGAAAAGGAAGTGGGCCACTGCCACGAAGGTGGTTGTGACTGCCACGGTGAGGAAAGTGGCCAGGGTGGCACGGCAGTCGTGGTGGGGGCAGGATTGATCGGGCTGCTCGTCATTCAGGCTCTGAAGGCTCGTGGCTGGGAGCGCGTGATTGCGGTCGATCTCGATGAAAAGAGGCTCGAACTGGCGAAAAAACTGGGCGCGAGTGATGCCTTCCACGCGAAGCAAGAAAACTTGGCCAAGCATTTGCGCGAGATTTGTGGTGGAGACGGTGCGGATGCGAGTTTTGAGGTCGTGGGAGCTGCTGCGCCGCTGGATCTCGCGATTCGCAGTGTGCGAAAGGGTGGCCAAGTCATCCTCATTGGTAATTTGCAGCCGAATACACCATTTCCGCTGCAAGAGGTGGTCACGCGACAGATCACGATCAAGGGGAGTTGCTCCTGTGCGGGTGAATATCCAGAGGCGATTCGTCGCATCGAAGATGGGAGCATCCAGGTGGAGCCGCTGCTCAGTGCCACCGCGCCACTCAGTGAGGGCGCAGACTGGTTTCAGCGCCTCTATGATAATAAAGAAGGCCTGCTCAAAGTGGTACTGAAGCCGGAGGCTTGA
- a CDS encoding rhamnogalacturonan acetylesterase, which yields MLRLTLALLITLSQIHAAEWKFHFTDGLVQPGFTRVAPDSAYDAKNGFGLLPAGTAESATFALDVDEGNYEVTLRLGHPSKATKTTVYAESRRMMLHEVEMKPGQFENLVFTVNVRKPTIAGGGVTGLKEREKGPPPVPDWDEWLTLEFVGKDAIVSAMQIRPIKEAVTVFLAGDSTVTDQPWGPFFGWGQMLPRFFKSSVAVSNHAESGLALFSFEGSRRLKKIQSMMKPGDYLFIQFGHNDQKDKSKDAGPFTTYKANLKRFITAAREKGGLPVLVSPMERRRWDRGKMETTLDDYAEAVLQVGAEEKVPVIDLHAMSIALYRALGPEASKKAFVHFPANTFPKQATALRDDTHHGAYGGYELARCMVEGIKNQLPELAKHLAEDGGSFDPTKPDDASKVIIPWNVNAGPTVKPDGN from the coding sequence ATGCTTCGCCTCACCCTCGCCCTGCTCATCACGCTTAGTCAGATTCATGCTGCTGAGTGGAAGTTCCACTTCACCGACGGCCTAGTGCAGCCCGGCTTCACACGCGTGGCACCAGACTCAGCCTACGATGCCAAGAATGGCTTTGGCCTCCTACCCGCAGGCACAGCGGAGTCTGCGACCTTTGCTCTCGATGTGGATGAGGGCAACTATGAGGTTACGCTGCGGCTGGGCCATCCCAGCAAAGCTACGAAGACCACCGTTTATGCCGAATCACGCCGAATGATGCTCCACGAGGTCGAAATGAAGCCCGGGCAGTTCGAAAACCTTGTTTTCACCGTCAATGTGCGCAAGCCGACTATCGCAGGCGGTGGCGTGACGGGACTCAAAGAGCGTGAAAAAGGCCCGCCACCCGTGCCAGACTGGGATGAGTGGCTTACGCTCGAATTTGTGGGCAAAGATGCAATCGTCTCCGCCATGCAGATTCGGCCGATCAAGGAAGCCGTGACCGTTTTTCTCGCTGGAGACTCCACTGTGACAGATCAGCCCTGGGGGCCGTTTTTCGGCTGGGGGCAGATGTTGCCGCGCTTTTTCAAATCGAGCGTCGCAGTGTCCAACCACGCCGAATCAGGCCTAGCACTGTTTTCTTTTGAGGGCAGTAGGCGCTTAAAGAAGATTCAGAGCATGATGAAGCCTGGTGATTACCTCTTTATTCAGTTTGGCCACAACGACCAAAAGGACAAGAGCAAGGACGCAGGCCCCTTTACGACCTACAAAGCAAATCTGAAGCGCTTCATCACTGCGGCGCGTGAAAAAGGTGGCCTGCCTGTGCTGGTGTCACCGATGGAGCGCCGTCGCTGGGACCGTGGCAAAATGGAGACCACTCTCGATGACTACGCTGAGGCCGTGCTTCAGGTGGGAGCGGAAGAAAAGGTGCCAGTGATCGATTTGCACGCGATGAGCATCGCTCTTTACCGTGCGCTAGGCCCCGAGGCGTCGAAAAAGGCCTTTGTTCATTTCCCGGCAAATACTTTTCCGAAGCAGGCTACAGCTTTGAGAGATGACACGCATCACGGAGCCTACGGTGGCTACGAATTAGCTCGCTGCATGGTCGAAGGCATCAAAAACCAGCTCCCAGAGCTTGCCAAGCACCTCGCTGAGGACGGCGGCAGCTTTGATCCCACCAAACCGGATGATGCAAGTAAGGTCATCATCCCATGGAATGTGAACGCGGGGCCGACGGTGAAGCCAGACGGGAACTGA